The following are encoded in a window of Pseudomonas sp. St316 genomic DNA:
- the rimO gene encoding 30S ribosomal protein S12 methylthiotransferase RimO, which translates to MSTTTTPANPKVGFVSLGCPKALVDSERILTQLRMEGYDVVSTYQDADVVVVNTCGFIDSAKAESLEVIGEAIKENGKVIVTGCMGVEEGNIRNVHPSVLAVTGPQQYEQVVNAVHDVVPPRQDHNPLIDLVPPQGIKLTPRHYAYLKISEGCNHSCSFCIIPSMRGKLVSRPVGDVLDEAQRLVKAGVKELLVISQDTSAYGVDVKYRTGFWNGAPVKTRMTELCEALSTLGVWVRLHYVYPYPHVDELIPLMAAGKILPYLDIPFQHASPKVLKAMKRPAFEDKTLARIKNWREICPDLIIRSTFIVGFPGETEEDFQYLLDWLTEAQLDRVGCFQYSPVEGAPANDLDLAVVPDDVKQDRWERFMAHQQAISSARLQMRIGREIEVLVDEVDEQGAVGRCFFDAPEIDGNVFIDNGSNLKPGDKVWCKVTDADEYDLWAEQIH; encoded by the coding sequence ATGTCCACCACTACCACGCCAGCCAATCCGAAGGTCGGCTTCGTTTCCCTGGGTTGCCCGAAGGCTCTGGTCGACTCCGAGCGCATCCTGACCCAGCTGCGCATGGAAGGCTATGACGTCGTGTCCACCTATCAGGACGCCGACGTGGTCGTGGTCAACACCTGCGGCTTCATCGATTCGGCCAAGGCCGAGTCCCTGGAAGTGATCGGCGAAGCCATCAAGGAAAACGGCAAGGTCATCGTCACCGGCTGCATGGGCGTGGAAGAAGGCAACATCCGCAACGTGCACCCAAGCGTGTTGGCCGTGACCGGTCCGCAGCAGTACGAGCAGGTGGTCAACGCCGTGCATGACGTGGTGCCGCCCCGCCAGGACCATAACCCGCTGATCGACCTGGTGCCGCCACAAGGGATCAAGCTGACCCCGCGCCACTACGCCTACCTGAAGATTTCCGAAGGCTGCAACCACAGCTGCAGCTTCTGCATCATCCCGTCGATGCGCGGCAAGCTGGTGAGCCGCCCGGTGGGCGATGTGCTCGACGAGGCCCAGCGCCTGGTCAAGGCCGGCGTCAAGGAACTGCTGGTGATCTCCCAGGACACCAGCGCCTACGGCGTCGACGTGAAATATCGCACCGGGTTCTGGAACGGCGCGCCGGTGAAAACCCGCATGACCGAGCTGTGCGAAGCCCTCAGCACCCTCGGCGTCTGGGTTCGCCTGCATTACGTCTACCCGTATCCGCACGTCGACGAACTGATCCCGTTGATGGCCGCCGGCAAGATCCTGCCGTACCTGGACATCCCGTTCCAGCACGCCAGCCCGAAAGTGCTCAAGGCCATGAAGCGCCCGGCGTTCGAAGACAAGACCCTGGCCCGCATCAAGAACTGGCGCGAAATCTGCCCGGACCTGATCATCCGCTCGACGTTCATCGTCGGCTTCCCCGGTGAAACCGAAGAAGACTTCCAGTACCTGCTGGATTGGCTGACCGAAGCCCAGCTCGACCGCGTCGGCTGCTTCCAGTATTCGCCTGTCGAAGGCGCACCGGCCAACGACCTGGACCTGGCCGTGGTGCCGGACGACGTCAAGCAGGACCGTTGGGAGCGCTTCATGGCGCACCAACAGGCCATCAGCTCGGCGCGCCTGCAAATGCGCATCGGCCGTGAAATCGAAGTGCTGGTCGATGAAGTGGACGAGCAAGGCGCCGTGGGCCGCTGCTTCTTCGACGCCCCGGAAATCGACGGCAACGTCTTCATCGACAATGGCAGCAACCTCAAGCCGGGCGACAAGGTCTGGTGCAAGGTGACCGACGCCGATGAATATGACTTGTGGGCTGAACAGATCCACTGA
- a CDS encoding GNAT family N-acetyltransferase — protein MRQHSVIHTPKPSDYQELTQVWEASVRATHDFLPDSYIELLKNLVLTRYLDAVMLVCTRDARQRITGFAGVAAGKVEMLFIDPQHRGQGLGKQLLHYAMEQLNADQLDVNEQNPQALGFYLKQGFEVIGRSERDGMNQPYPLLHMRYKQPDLKAGRG, from the coding sequence ATGCGTCAGCATTCGGTCATCCATACACCCAAACCGAGCGACTATCAGGAATTGACCCAGGTGTGGGAAGCCTCGGTGCGTGCCACCCACGACTTCCTGCCGGACAGCTACATCGAGCTGCTGAAAAACCTGGTGCTCACCCGTTACCTGGATGCGGTGATGCTCGTTTGCACCCGGGACGCACGCCAACGGATCACCGGTTTCGCCGGCGTTGCGGCCGGCAAGGTCGAGATGCTGTTCATCGACCCTCAACACCGCGGGCAGGGCCTGGGCAAGCAACTGCTGCACTACGCCATGGAACAGCTGAACGCCGATCAACTGGACGTCAATGAGCAGAACCCACAGGCCTTGGGCTTCTACCTCAAGCAGGGCTTCGAGGTCATCGGCCGCTCGGAACGAGACGGCATGAACCAGCCCTACCCGCTGCTACACATGCGCTACAAGCAGCCTGACCTGAAGGCTGGGCGCGGCTAA
- a CDS encoding potassium transporter Kup — MGHASSQAVGAEHSAAKPLSMLVAAVGVVYGDIGTSPLYTLKEVFSGAYGVSVNHDGVLGILSLIFWSLIWVVSIKYMMFVLRADNQGEGGIMALTALARRAAAGRARLRTFLVICGLIGAALFYGDSMITPAISVLSAIEGLGLAFDGIDHWVVPLSLVVLVGLFLIQRHGTARIGILFGPIMVTWFLVLGALGVYGILQHPEVLQAVNPAWAVRFFVVHPGMGVAILGAVVLALTGAEALYADMGHFGRKPIARAWFILVLPALVLNYFGQGALLLGDPEAARNPFYLLAPSWALIPLVGLSTLATVIASQAVISGAFSLTRQAIQLGYIPRMYIQHTSSAEQGQIYIGAVNWSLMVGVVLLVLGFESSGALASAYGVAVTGTMLMTTILVSAVMLLLWKWPPLLAVPVLIGFLLVDGLYFAANVPKIVQGGAFPVIAGIALFVLMTTWKRGKQLLVERLDEGALPLPIFISSIRVQPPHRVQGTAVFLTARSDAVPHALLHNLLHNQVLHEQVVLLTVVYEDIPRVPPQRRFEVDAYGEGFFRVILHFGFTDEPDVPQALKLCHLDDLDFSPMRTTYFLSRETVIASKLEGMARWREILFAFLLKNANGNLRFFNLPVNRVIELGTQVEM; from the coding sequence ATGGGTCATGCAAGTAGTCAGGCGGTGGGTGCCGAGCATTCGGCAGCGAAGCCGCTGAGCATGCTGGTCGCGGCGGTCGGAGTGGTTTATGGCGACATCGGCACGAGCCCGTTGTACACCCTCAAGGAAGTGTTCTCCGGTGCCTATGGGGTGTCTGTCAATCACGATGGGGTGCTGGGGATTCTCTCGCTGATTTTCTGGTCGCTGATCTGGGTCGTGTCGATCAAGTACATGATGTTCGTCCTGCGCGCCGACAACCAGGGCGAGGGCGGGATCATGGCGCTTACTGCCCTGGCGCGGCGAGCGGCGGCGGGAAGGGCACGGCTGCGGACATTCCTGGTGATCTGCGGCTTGATCGGCGCGGCGCTTTTCTACGGCGACAGCATGATCACGCCGGCCATTTCCGTGCTCTCGGCCATTGAAGGCCTTGGCCTGGCGTTCGACGGTATCGATCACTGGGTGGTCCCTTTGTCATTGGTGGTGCTGGTGGGGCTGTTCCTGATCCAGCGCCACGGCACTGCCCGCATTGGCATCCTGTTCGGCCCGATCATGGTGACCTGGTTCCTGGTGCTTGGCGCCCTGGGTGTTTACGGCATCCTGCAACACCCGGAAGTGTTGCAGGCGGTGAACCCGGCCTGGGCCGTGCGTTTCTTTGTCGTCCACCCGGGCATGGGCGTGGCAATCCTCGGCGCCGTGGTGCTGGCGTTGACGGGGGCCGAAGCGCTGTACGCCGACATGGGGCACTTCGGCCGCAAGCCGATCGCCCGCGCCTGGTTCATCCTGGTGCTGCCGGCGCTGGTACTCAATTATTTCGGCCAGGGCGCGTTGCTGCTGGGGGATCCCGAAGCGGCACGTAACCCGTTCTATCTGCTTGCGCCAAGTTGGGCGCTGATTCCGTTGGTGGGCCTGTCGACACTGGCTACGGTCATCGCCTCGCAGGCGGTGATTTCCGGGGCGTTCTCCCTGACGCGCCAGGCGATCCAGCTCGGTTACATCCCGCGCATGTACATCCAGCACACCTCCAGCGCCGAGCAGGGCCAGATCTACATTGGCGCGGTGAACTGGTCGCTGATGGTTGGCGTGGTGCTGCTGGTGCTGGGGTTCGAGTCTTCCGGCGCGCTGGCTTCGGCCTATGGCGTGGCAGTGACCGGTACCATGCTGATGACCACGATTCTGGTCTCGGCGGTCATGCTGCTGTTGTGGAAATGGCCGCCGCTGCTGGCGGTGCCGGTATTGATTGGTTTTCTGCTGGTCGATGGCCTGTACTTTGCCGCTAACGTGCCGAAAATCGTTCAGGGCGGTGCGTTCCCGGTCATCGCCGGTATCGCCTTGTTTGTGCTGATGACCACCTGGAAGCGCGGTAAGCAATTGCTGGTGGAGCGCCTGGACGAAGGCGCGTTGCCGCTGCCGATCTTCATTAGCAGTATTCGTGTGCAGCCGCCCCATCGCGTACAGGGCACCGCTGTGTTCCTGACTGCACGTTCGGACGCCGTGCCCCATGCGCTATTGCACAACCTGCTGCACAACCAGGTGCTGCATGAGCAAGTGGTGTTGCTGACGGTGGTGTACGAAGACATTCCCCGAGTACCGCCGCAGCGGCGCTTCGAGGTCGATGCCTATGGCGAAGGGTTCTTCCGGGTGATCCTGCACTTTGGCTTCACTGACGAGCCGGACGTCCCGCAGGCGCTCAAGCTTTGCCATCTGGACGACTTGGACTTCAGCCCGATGCGCACCACCTACTTCCTGAGCCGCGAGACCGTCATTGCCTCCAAGCTGGAGGGCATGGCCCGCTGGCGCGAGATACTGTTTGCCTTCCTGCTCAAGAACGCCAACGGCAACCTGCGTTTCTTCAACCTGCCGGTGAACCGGGTGATCGAGCTGGGGACCCAGGTCGAGATGTAA
- a CDS encoding rRNA pseudouridine synthase, whose translation MTDPIRLSKRLIELVGCSRREAELFIEGGWVTVDGEVIDEPQFKVTTQKVELDPEAKATAPEPVTLLLNVPAGMDVDTAMASLGPQTLSEEHRFGKRPLKGHFLRLTASADLQANASGLLVFTQDWKILRKLTADAAKIEQEYVVEVEGEMVAHGLNRLNHGLTYKGKELPAVKASWQNENRLRFAMKNPQPGVIALFCQAVGLKVVAIRRIRIGGVSIGKVPLGQWRYLSAKEKF comes from the coding sequence ATGACTGACCCGATTCGTCTCTCCAAACGCCTCATCGAACTCGTCGGCTGTTCCCGTCGGGAGGCTGAGCTGTTCATCGAGGGCGGCTGGGTCACCGTGGATGGCGAAGTGATCGATGAGCCACAGTTCAAGGTGACCACCCAGAAGGTCGAACTCGACCCCGAGGCCAAGGCCACCGCGCCGGAGCCGGTGACCCTGCTGCTGAATGTGCCGGCGGGCATGGACGTGGACACCGCGATGGCGTCCCTGGGACCGCAGACCCTGAGCGAAGAACATCGCTTCGGCAAGCGCCCGCTCAAGGGCCACTTCCTGCGCCTGACCGCCAGCGCCGACCTGCAGGCCAACGCCAGCGGGCTGCTGGTGTTCACCCAGGACTGGAAGATCTTGCGCAAGCTCACCGCCGACGCCGCCAAGATCGAGCAGGAATACGTGGTGGAAGTCGAAGGCGAGATGGTCGCCCATGGCCTCAATCGCCTGAACCATGGCTTGACCTACAAGGGCAAGGAGCTGCCGGCGGTCAAGGCCAGCTGGCAGAACGAGAACCGCCTGCGCTTTGCCATGAAAAACCCACAGCCCGGGGTGATCGCTCTGTTTTGCCAGGCGGTCGGGCTCAAGGTCGTCGCCATTCGCCGTATTCGCATCGGCGGCGTGTCCATCGGCAAGGTGCCGCTGGGCCAGTGGCGCTACCTGTCTGCCAAAGAGAAATTCTAA
- a CDS encoding virulence factor family protein, with product MMQRSWRYVVAALLVLAVILGGGYWYWNRPAPQPTLEQLAPTDGVAMTRVIPGTKPRAQVLVAVNEDQKLSDTQLTTLSRSGSAQIVQVILPKDCMLQGRALQTGLRQLQGPATLVSGIGPGAVLAWRWLAEQKDDKAKAVSVDLALEKPGCTHLLPKSAAHGHWLVAWNDNPDDTSAGFVRDQKNAETSISDYDINLPQVLNNELRKILVGTDKAKGGLAIPVVEVPASQARDTVTLFLSGDGGWRDLDRDVADEMAKIGYPVVGIDTLRYYWQHKSPEQSAVDLAELMQHYRQIWGTKRFVLTGYSFGADVLPAIYNRLPDTEQQRVDAIILLAFARTGSFEIEVEGWLGNVGTEAATGPEMAKLPAEKVVCIYGGEEADESGCTDKTAVGEAIKLPGGHHFDENYPALAKRLIDEINKRQSKPADQ from the coding sequence ATGATGCAACGCTCCTGGCGATACGTAGTGGCCGCTCTGCTGGTGCTGGCGGTGATTCTCGGTGGTGGTTACTGGTACTGGAACCGCCCGGCCCCGCAACCGACCCTGGAACAGCTAGCGCCCACCGACGGCGTAGCGATGACCAGGGTCATCCCCGGTACCAAGCCGCGCGCCCAGGTGCTGGTGGCGGTCAATGAAGACCAGAAGCTCAGCGACACGCAGTTGACGACCCTCAGCCGCAGCGGCTCGGCGCAGATCGTCCAGGTGATCCTGCCCAAGGACTGCATGTTGCAAGGTCGCGCCCTGCAGACGGGCTTGCGCCAGCTCCAAGGGCCAGCCACGCTGGTCAGCGGCATCGGCCCTGGCGCCGTGCTGGCCTGGCGCTGGTTGGCCGAGCAGAAGGACGACAAGGCCAAGGCCGTTTCGGTGGACCTGGCCCTGGAAAAACCCGGCTGCACTCACTTGCTGCCCAAAAGCGCAGCCCACGGCCACTGGCTGGTGGCCTGGAACGATAACCCTGACGACACCAGCGCCGGCTTCGTACGGGATCAGAAAAATGCCGAGACCAGCATCAGCGACTACGACATCAATCTGCCGCAAGTGCTGAACAACGAACTGCGCAAAATCCTGGTGGGCACCGACAAGGCCAAGGGTGGCCTGGCCATCCCAGTGGTAGAAGTCCCAGCCAGTCAGGCGCGGGACACCGTAACCCTGTTCCTCTCCGGCGACGGCGGCTGGCGCGACCTGGACCGCGACGTGGCCGACGAAATGGCCAAGATCGGCTACCCAGTGGTCGGCATCGACACCCTGCGCTACTACTGGCAGCACAAGAGCCCTGAACAGAGCGCGGTAGACCTCGCCGAGCTGATGCAGCACTACCGCCAGATCTGGGGCACCAAGCGCTTCGTCCTCACCGGCTACTCCTTCGGCGCCGACGTGTTGCCGGCCATCTACAATCGCCTGCCAGACACCGAACAACAGCGGGTCGATGCAATTATCCTGCTGGCCTTCGCCCGCACCGGCAGCTTCGAGATCGAAGTCGAAGGCTGGCTCGGCAACGTCGGCACCGAAGCCGCCACTGGCCCGGAAATGGCCAAGCTGCCCGCCGAGAAAGTGGTGTGCATCTATGGCGGTGAAGAGGCCGACGAAAGCGGCTGCACCGACAAGACGGCCGTGGGCGAAGCCATCAAACTGCCTGGCGGCCATCACTTCGATGAAAACTACCCGGCCCTGGCCAAGCGCCTGATCGACGAGATCAACAAGCGCCAGAGCAAACCTGCCGACCAGTGA
- a CDS encoding DUF1456 family protein, which produces MIHNDVLRSVRYMLDINDKKVIEIIKQGGLEVSLADLTGYLKKDEEEGFVFCPDEVMAHFLDGLVIFKRGKDESRPPQPIEVPVTNNIILKKLRVAFELKEDDMHAILKAAEFPVSKPELSALFRKFGHTNYRPCGDQLLRNFLKGLTLRVRG; this is translated from the coding sequence ATGATTCACAACGACGTACTGCGCAGCGTGCGCTACATGCTCGACATCAACGACAAGAAAGTCATCGAGATCATCAAGCAGGGCGGCTTGGAAGTCTCCCTGGCGGACCTTACGGGCTACCTCAAGAAAGACGAGGAAGAAGGCTTCGTGTTCTGCCCTGACGAGGTCATGGCGCATTTTCTCGATGGCCTGGTGATCTTCAAGCGTGGCAAGGACGAAAGCCGCCCGCCGCAGCCGATCGAAGTGCCGGTGACCAACAACATCATCCTCAAGAAACTGCGAGTGGCGTTCGAACTGAAGGAAGACGACATGCACGCCATCCTCAAGGCCGCCGAGTTCCCGGTGTCCAAACCGGAACTGAGCGCGCTGTTCCGCAAGTTCGGCCACACCAACTACCGCCCGTGTGGCGACCAGTTGCTGCGCAATTTCCTCAAGGGCCTGACGCTGCGCGTTCGCGGCTGA